A single window of Pseudomonas benzenivorans DNA harbors:
- a CDS encoding efflux RND transporter permease subunit, translating into MNLSAPFIRRPVATLLLSLAILLLGGLTFGLLPVAPLPQMDFPAIVVDANLPGASPQVMASSVATPLERSLGTIAGISEMTSRSSQGNTRIILLFDIDRDVDAAAREVQAAINAARNLLPSGMRSMPSYRKINPSQAPIMVLSLTSPLLHKGELYDLAATVLGQKLAQVKGVGEVQVGGSSLPAVRVALEPRLLDHYGIALDEVREAITQANLDRPKGALEDDARHWQIQANDQLDKAADYRPLIIRYQNGAAVRLGDVATVSDGVQDRYNSGFYNDHEAVLLVINRQAGANIIVTIADIRAQLPALQAVLPASVTLEVAMDRSPVIRATLHEAERTLLIAVALVTLVVFAFLGRWRAALIPALAVPVSLVGTFALMYLLDFSLNNLSLMALIIATGLVVDDAIVVLENISRHIEAGETPMAAAFKGSREVGFTLLSMNLSLVVVFLSILFMGGIVSKLFHEFSITLAVAILISMLVSLTLTPMLCARWLKAERAERQQGPLQRFGARLQSRVLAAYGRGLDWALRHHRLTLLSLLATVAFNVFLFVEVPKTFLPQQDTGQLIGFVRGDDGLSFQVMQPKMEIYRRALLADPAVQSVAGFIGGNSGINNAFLVVRLKPMAERDLSAQQVIERLRADLPKVPGGRLFLMPDQDLQFGGRQGRSSENEYVLMASELDDLNAWLPKVRDALAALPELTGIDANEGEGAQQIRLLVDRDAARRLGVDMSMITAVLNNAFSQRQISTIYDSLNQYSVVMEINPKYAEYPETLAQIQVIGADGQRVPLSSFASWTRSLEEDRVNHQGQFAADSIGYSLAPGVTQEQANAAIARAVAQVNLPTEVQGSLGGTGGAFASAAKGQPLMILGALLVVYIVLGILYESYIHPLTILSTLPSAGVGALLAIILTGGEFSLISLLGLFLLIGVVKKNAILMIDLALQLERQERLSPQESIRRACLLRFRPIIMTTLAALLGALPLLLGMAEGAEMRQPLGLTIVGGLILSQLLTLFTTPVVYLYLDRLRHRVNRWRGVPSDAALEIPL; encoded by the coding sequence ATGAACCTCTCGGCGCCCTTTATCCGCCGGCCGGTGGCGACCCTGCTGCTGAGCCTGGCCATCCTCCTGCTCGGCGGCCTGACCTTCGGTTTGCTGCCGGTGGCGCCGCTGCCGCAGATGGACTTTCCGGCCATAGTGGTCGACGCCAACCTGCCGGGCGCCAGTCCCCAGGTCATGGCCTCCAGCGTGGCCACGCCGCTGGAGCGCTCGCTCGGGACCATCGCCGGCATCAGCGAAATGACCAGTCGCAGCAGCCAGGGCAACACGCGGATCATCCTGCTGTTCGACATCGACCGGGATGTCGACGCCGCCGCCCGCGAGGTGCAGGCGGCGATCAATGCCGCGCGCAACCTGCTGCCCAGCGGCATGCGCAGCATGCCCAGCTACCGCAAGATCAATCCCTCGCAGGCGCCGATCATGGTGCTGTCACTGACCTCGCCGCTGTTACACAAAGGGGAGCTGTACGACCTGGCGGCCACCGTGCTGGGGCAGAAGCTGGCCCAGGTCAAGGGCGTCGGCGAGGTGCAGGTCGGCGGCAGCTCGCTGCCGGCGGTGCGCGTGGCCCTGGAGCCGCGCCTGCTGGATCACTACGGCATCGCGCTGGACGAGGTCCGCGAGGCCATCACCCAGGCCAACCTCGATCGCCCCAAGGGCGCCCTGGAAGATGATGCCCGTCACTGGCAGATCCAGGCCAACGACCAGCTGGACAAGGCCGCCGACTACCGCCCGCTGATCATCCGCTACCAGAACGGCGCGGCGGTGCGCCTGGGCGACGTCGCCACGGTCAGCGACGGCGTGCAGGACCGCTACAACAGCGGCTTCTACAACGACCACGAGGCGGTGTTGCTGGTGATCAATCGCCAGGCCGGCGCCAATATCATCGTAACCATCGCCGACATCCGCGCCCAGCTGCCGGCCCTGCAGGCGGTGTTGCCGGCCAGCGTCACCCTGGAGGTGGCGATGGACCGCTCGCCGGTGATCCGCGCCACCCTGCATGAAGCCGAGCGCACCCTGCTGATCGCCGTGGCCCTGGTGACCCTGGTGGTGTTCGCCTTCCTCGGCCGCTGGCGCGCCGCGCTGATCCCGGCGTTGGCGGTGCCGGTATCGCTGGTCGGCACCTTCGCCCTGATGTACCTGCTGGACTTCTCCCTGAACAACCTGTCGCTGATGGCCCTGATCATCGCCACCGGTCTGGTGGTGGACGACGCCATCGTGGTGCTGGAGAACATCTCGCGGCATATCGAGGCGGGCGAAACGCCCATGGCGGCGGCGTTCAAGGGCTCGCGGGAAGTCGGCTTCACCCTGTTGTCGATGAACCTGTCGCTGGTCGTGGTGTTTCTCTCGATCCTGTTCATGGGGGGCATCGTCAGCAAGCTGTTCCACGAGTTCTCCATCACCCTGGCGGTGGCCATCCTGATTTCCATGCTGGTGTCGCTGACCCTGACGCCGATGCTCTGTGCCCGCTGGCTCAAGGCCGAACGGGCTGAGCGCCAGCAGGGCCCCTTGCAGCGCTTCGGCGCGCGCCTGCAATCGCGGGTGCTGGCGGCCTACGGGCGGGGCCTGGACTGGGCCCTGCGCCATCACCGGCTGACCCTGCTGAGCCTGCTGGCGACCGTGGCGTTCAACGTGTTTCTCTTCGTGGAGGTGCCGAAGACCTTCCTGCCGCAGCAGGACACCGGTCAGTTGATCGGCTTCGTGCGCGGCGACGATGGCCTGTCCTTTCAGGTCATGCAGCCGAAGATGGAGATCTACCGACGCGCCTTGCTGGCCGACCCGGCCGTGCAGAGCGTGGCGGGTTTTATCGGCGGCAACAGCGGAATCAACAACGCCTTTCTGGTGGTGCGCCTCAAACCCATGGCCGAGCGCGACCTGTCCGCCCAGCAGGTGATCGAGCGCCTGCGCGCCGACCTGCCCAAGGTACCGGGAGGGCGGCTGTTCCTCATGCCGGACCAGGACCTGCAGTTCGGCGGACGCCAGGGCCGCAGCTCGGAGAACGAATACGTGCTGATGGCCAGCGAGCTGGACGACCTCAACGCCTGGCTGCCGAAAGTGCGCGACGCCCTGGCGGCACTGCCGGAGCTGACCGGCATCGATGCCAACGAGGGCGAGGGTGCCCAGCAGATTCGCCTGCTGGTGGACCGCGACGCCGCCAGGCGCCTGGGGGTGGACATGAGCATGATCACCGCGGTGCTGAACAACGCGTTCAGCCAGCGGCAGATCTCCACCATCTATGACAGCCTCAATCAGTACAGCGTGGTCATGGAAATCAACCCGAAGTACGCCGAGTACCCCGAGACCCTCGCGCAGATCCAGGTGATCGGCGCCGACGGCCAGCGGGTGCCGCTGTCGAGCTTCGCCAGTTGGACGCGCAGCCTGGAAGAGGACCGGGTCAACCATCAGGGCCAGTTCGCCGCCGACAGCATCGGTTATTCCCTGGCGCCAGGGGTGACCCAGGAACAGGCCAATGCCGCCATCGCCCGGGCGGTGGCGCAGGTCAATCTGCCGACCGAGGTGCAGGGCAGCCTGGGCGGCACCGGCGGCGCCTTCGCCAGTGCCGCCAAGGGGCAGCCGTTGATGATTCTCGGTGCCTTGCTGGTGGTCTACATCGTGCTGGGCATCCTCTACGAGAGCTACATCCACCCGCTGACCATTCTCTCGACGCTGCCCTCGGCCGGGGTCGGCGCCTTGCTGGCGATCATCCTCACCGGCGGCGAGTTCAGCCTGATCTCCCTGCTCGGACTCTTCCTGCTGATCGGTGTGGTGAAGAAGAACGCCATCCTGATGATCGACCTGGCCCT